A window of Bradysia coprophila strain Holo2 chromosome X unlocalized genomic scaffold, BU_Bcop_v1 contig_222, whole genome shotgun sequence genomic DNA:
ACTGAAATGTGTTCGATGTACTCGTTCTTTGTTTCATCCGGATGATCATCGCGGACAACAGATGTCCTATACGAAATGGATGGcacaaaattgttcatttcattgacCGTGTGCAATTCTTTCAAAATCATATTGTTTCGATCGTCGCTTTCCCAAGATGACGATTCGTAGACGGTGTTTCGACGAATGCGGTTGTGATTGTCGGATTTTTTCGgggggaaaacatttttcagtgtCGCGATCTTCTTCGGCTTGTAATCGGTGGTTGGTTTGCTGTCTCGTTTCATCAGTCGGCTcggataaaaatcattttccttcAGGCATTGTTGTTCCAAATTCACTGACAAAATCTTACATTTTCTACGAATTTCCTTTTGTGTTGCTCGATTCTTCGGCTTTAGCACaccaaatttgatatttcgtttgaataagaaattttCCAATTCTCTGATTTCTGCTGCCAACTTTTCAATGTTCTTGTACTTTCCAATATCCTCAATTTTCTCCAgactttcaataattttggtGATTTTTTCCAGTAGATTGATCTTGCTGCCATTTTTGGTtagaaattcaacaaaatcggGCATCTCTTCGCCGTTAATGCTAGCGGCCTTGTTAATGTCGCTCACtttcttttctatttcttCGTTCAAAGCAGCATTGATGGAACGTCTCTTTCGTTTGCTGACAAAGAAACCATCGTCGTTTATATCGTAATTGCGAATCGGTATATGCATATTGGTGGCTGACATCCGGTCTCCATCACTCATATAAATCgtattcaatttgtttttcgccTTCAATAAATTCTCCTGATTCTGTCTGAAGGTCGGTGGTAGTTCCTTAGTCACAATCAAATCAATGCGTTGTTCACGATTGTTTGCATCTTCAATAAAATCGCTACGTTCATTGGTTGGCTGTGGTGGTGGAGCTTTCTGGTATACATCCGATTCCCACAATTCAGTGTATGGAATCATATCCGCCGATGGTTGTTTCCTATCTCTGGCTGCAGCCTGAAATTCGTACATGTTGTGTGGAACATCCTGCCCATCATCTACATCAAagtcaacaaatttatcgttctGCATTTGATCCGGTTGATAatgttttccgattttttttgactgatcaTTGAATTCAACGTAATCCATGTTACGTTCTTCGCCAACTTGGAAGAAAACATCGCCGGTGGGAAGTTCGGAATTCTCtacagatttgaaaatttgctcACTTGGATCCACACTATAAACATCGTGGATAGTCGATGTAACTGGTGGAATGGCGACCCGATTTTGTGCTATGGCATTTTTTGTGGGAGGTGGAAGGTTCCAAAATTTGGCTAATTGGAATTTCTTAGGTTGTGGaagttcaaaattttgaaataattttgcgaATCGATTGTTGTGGTTGAATTGGTTGATCTGACGTGTCACTCGTCGTCTAGGGCGATCGAATACGGCAAGATTTGGTCTAACTGCTTTGTCATTGAATTTCTTAAACATGTTCACAGCCCTTCTTGTTTTATAACCAGGAACGGCTTCACGTTTCAGTCGGTACATATGTTTGGAGTCCTTTTTCACTACCGCATGTCGTCTGGAACGTTtcacttcatttatttcacgGTCGATTTGTACAATTTCTTCAATAAGTTCGTGGAGTAGTTTCTCAGATGCAGTTCTGGAGTGGTTTTCTAAATCGTCGTAAGTGTCCTGCTTTGCAGGTGTACTGAGTTGAGTGTCCGATTTGGTGGAACATTGTTGCAGATTTGCCAACGGGAACACCCAAAATCCAATCGATCTAGGTGGTAGCGTGAAAGTTGTCAATCGATTCTGTTTTCTGATCCTGACAATAGGTTGCcaatttgaatcaattttcacTGGTACGCCGTTGAACAATATGCGCCCATTATCGACACTTAGTATGTACTGGTAAATTTCCGGCCCAGTGTACTTGCTCGGAAGTTTGGTTGAAGTTTTTGTTTGGTAATCGAAAGCATTCACTCCCATTACAGAAAACGATCCGGACATGTTTCGCGTGCAGTGTGCAAAGAATTTCGGTGATAAATTGTCGCCGTTCAACATTTTGGTATCGAACACCTTTGTTCCCATAAGTTTTTTGTGAAGGACAGACACGTAGTAGCTTAGTGACGGATAAATAACATCGAATTTGTCGACTCTTTGAAACACAACTTTGAATCCATTCTGAGCTGATGATCCTAGTGTATTGGCCCATCGTATGCCGTTGAATTGACATTCTAGTCCGCAAAGTTCGCTATTCAACGATCGTGTAGACTTTGGTGCATTAAGCCAAACGGGAGTTTTTGATCTAAGAAGACTACGAAGCGCTGGATCTGTCTCGAAAAATCGCTTGCTGTCCTGTTCAAGCGAATTGTGTTCCACTGACCTGTAATGAAATGATTGGTTCAAATTCCATTCACCTTACATTTCAGTTTAAAACTGTCGGAGTAACAAAAACGGATTTACTTTTCCGACGAATTAAGAACATAATTTTACTCACTGAGTCCATCCATTTGCTACTGAAATATGTTTCGATATTTCTGCATACAGATCTGCTTCATCAGCTCTACAACCTGAACCTATATCCGCCCCGATGACGTTCCAATCCCTTCCAGTTCGTCGAAAAACATCGATCATAGTTTTAAGAGTGCCCAGTGCGTCAACGTAGTCAATGGCCTCCGTTGAATTCAGCTCTGAATTATTTAGTGCAACAAATAAGAAATAGCCTCCCACCTATTAAATGATAAGTACCTGATCCTAATTGCCAAATACATTTCTGGATGCCTAGCCGATTCGATATTCCCAGAATACTGATAATATTACGCGGTGACCATTGTTTGGATGAGTAAGGCAAGGAAACGATGGGCTTTAAGCTTGTCTTGTTTATCCATTGATGTAAAGCCTGCCAATCTGCGGGTAGAATTcgtatttgattttctttcactGGAATTTGCCCATCGTCCAACGTAAATTGATCGGCCGAACCACCAGTTATTTTAAAGTATGCGGACCCCAGATTTTGTGCCAGCATTGTTGCGTTCTCAGTGTCACTAAAAATTAATGTTCGGGGTTTCGATGAATAATGAAATGTTTTACGGCTGCTGTGAACTTCTATTCTGAAGAAGAGTTCCTTTGTTTCTCGCGTTACACCGAAAATGTGTCGATAAATGACTGACATTATTTGCGTCTTAATATCATCATCACAAACTGTAAACCtcaaaatttatcttttcgCATTTTAAATGGTTCCGCAAAGCAAAGCATTACCGGGAATGCTTAATGTTCTTTAATTAAAACCCATTAGCAATGGACTTGTTTACCCTTTTTCGACGAACAAAACATATTTCCTtggaatacaaaattttctacgAAAATACTTCACTTACCTCGGTCTTAAACATAAGTCCAACAAATGACCTGGATCCATCGAAAAGCTTACATATCTATCACTGACAATATTTATTGGCTTTTTGACCACGATTTGTATTAAAACCTCTTCAGCATAAGTCGAGTAAATTAGTAATGCCAAGAAAATGGAACTAATGGATATTTGTtgatacatttttcatttgcttattttatgtatacacggagaaaagaacaaaaaaaaacgaaggaaAAATTCGTTAAAGGAATAATGTAACATGGATTTAATACGGtaatgtgtatgtgtgtatatatggGAGCGAAGGAATTAAATTGTCGCGTAAATTAAATGCAAATAATTACAGTTCACGTCTCACAGTGTTAGCAgaaactaatttaaaattcaactgAAGTTACAGAACACGTCTAttgtaattaatttacttATTGTTTTGgaatttgctttttttttgtttttctttttcttgttgcaagtaaattaatttatagGAAGTGCTGAGTCTgttgtttcttcttctttttttatttttttctggtgTGTAATGTAGGTAAAAATCACTTATTAATTAGGCAATATTGTTTGGTAATGTGAAACTGGGTGTTTGTGTATGATATGACGTTggtaaattgttttgttttgtttactaACAGAATAAAATGTTGCATTCAGCAAGGTTTATCTTTTGTAGATATAATAACTGGGTCACATTCATACATCgacaaataatttgtttctactttgacaaatttgaatggaatttgTCCACATCCAAATTCAGTGGCGCTTCTTCATAGAGACCAATTGGACCATGGTCCAGGGCGCTGTGAAAATGGGGCGCTGAAATATGCGAACAGAAATTTCATACTTTGCATGAAATTCATGTGATGTTGcttcaaagcaaaaaaaaatcgctgcgcGGCCTTCCAATAATAACACTGACATCTTTCGTATACTGTATGGGGAAAGTTTattatttactttatttttactGAGGAAAAATGATGTAGAGCACAGTTGAAAAAATACACCACACAAGAAACACTATAAGGATAATAAGAATCGTCAAGACTCAAGACACTTTACTTGCTGATCTAATGACACTTTTTAGATCATAATCTCTGGAAATACCAGAAATTGAAcgtattacaaaaaattgacttaaaatacgagaaattgaATCAAAGGACATGCAGATAAGGATGATGAACGAAGGAACTAAGCGAATGCGAAATAAACTTCATCTTCTCACTCGCTGCAGATCTCAAGTCTTGGCTATCCGGTTTGTAAAATACAGTTCACTCACTGATGGTTTcctttcatttactttcaatttttcgtatttccagtcaattccttgtaatttcatcagttgCTATCAATTCCTTTAATTTCTagtatttctttcaattcttaTTAATTACCGGATGTTCCGGCAGCTACGAAACTGCAGTAATATCGAcagttttcgttaaattttaagaatatcttaaaaagttatcggaataaagaaaagtaaagaaaaattttagaaaattgtttctaaaaGGTAGATAGTGAATTGGATAGTAACAGAAAATATCGTCGaattattagaaattaatAGGAATTAAAGTGCAGATCCgccaaaacgaaattaatacggtaattgaaggaattgaaaggaaatagaaaatgatttGCCACCCCTTTGGCCAAAGGTTTTCCCCTCGTCTCTAGATCCAtataatctaatttttttcgcGCACACAAATGTGAATCGACGAAGGGACAGGCTGTTCTACCAGCTGAAATTCACCAAATAAGTGAAACAAAGACGAAAATCGACGATTTGGAAAACCAGAAATCTCTAAAGAAGTCCctaaaaaaataagtttttgaaCCTTAATTGGAATTCCTAGTTTTTTCATGCATCTCAAAAAAATGTCCTGCATGTCTTGCTGCAGGACACGAAGCATACATTTAGGTGTGTTTTAAATACTGGaatttagtttacttttgatggtatctttccaccagaatcctttttcaaaaatgtagaaCTGCAATAACGACCCCGAGTGTGTTAgcttcaacagaaaatagatttggttgcagcaatttgaccagctctgacaaaactgagcagtttatacaaatttcgttaaatttaactgctcacttttctcagagcagGTCAAacgaatacatttttcaaaaaagatattaacaataatgaaatacacacaaattttggctgtaattttagctaagcatcgatgaaggaaagaaaaattttctcgggGTATTTGTTCAATGCTGAAAGACTGAATCAGATACCTATGCTCAAGGGTAATGTTTGGTAAAAGCTTGCTTGTAGTCGAAAACGCATGTCTCAATTTTTAGatcttttttccataggaaaaaatACCTTATTGTGGACActttgtctgtctgtctgtctctCTGTCTGTCTGTCGGGTGTTCCaactttatgaaaattttggaacatATTATTTGATAATGCAATGTCACTctgagcaaatcaacaccaggcaaataataattatttgttaccTGATAATTGATAGCTGATAGTtggcattgcaattcgaaaacttggtatttggtagttgactaccaaacgtaattttcggcagagatgtttactattcgagagctgctcaccgactgatgaaattattctgcctgcttgcctatttaaagcttgaatttttggtagttgactaccaaactggtagttgactaccataTTGATAGAGAGGTGGTAGAGATGTtaactgtttgagagctgcacaccgactgatgaaattatttaggctgcttgcctattgataatttgataatttggtagttgactaccaaactggtagttgaataccaaaatggtTGTAGAATAGTTgagtttggtagttgaatacaaaattggtagttgactacgaaACTGATAGAACGATGGTGGCGATGTTAACTGTTCAACAGCTGGATATCGACTGaagaaactattcttcctgcttgcctatttgtaactcacgtatttggtagttggtatctcgagaagtgagaaaattgagagaaagaaaaaagacctcactaggcttatagccggtctattcttgtttacTCTAAacttacaaataaattttgacctataaaaatatttacaaaatttaaaaaaattaaaaacgaggCGCTCGCGCTAGAATGTAGTGGTCCATGGCGCTCAGTATGCTAGAGGCGCCTCtgtccaaatttaatttaatctgaaataattttttttttgactataTGAAACTgtgttggcctgtagaggagcaataattttttcagtacttcattctttgctcTCTATTTTCTGGTAACTTTACTCTGGTAAATATCCAAGAAATAtcatagcagtgaagttggttcacaaaaagtAGATCTCTGgaattagtaattttatgacgaaatgtatTACTGCTGGAGCTCGTTCAggaactaaaaattcgttacccaaagtgaagattttgacatattttatatgaaggAAGTGTCAAAATCGTCAccagtgaaatttaacgaagagTTCCTGAACGAGCACCTGATTTAGATAGCAATGTAAAGTTAACGAaacaattcttttatttttagctCTTTTCGCATTGTTTTAAAGAGCCCGTACAGTAATTCTTCGTTAAGTTTTACAAGTGAATTTTGACAAGTCTACCCATGTAAGAGCTCGTATAGTAATTCGTCGTTAAGTTCAACCAGTGAATTTTGACAGTCTACCTATATAAATTAGATGGGCAgacctgtcaaaattttcacagtGAACTTCACCCGGCATTACTGTACGCACTCTAAGAGCTCGAACAGTAATTCTTCGTTAAATAATGTATATGGCTAgacctgtcaaaattttcacagtGAACTTCACCGGACATTACTGTACGCACTCGTTGCTgccaattttctttgattgattcatttcaatgcatcattttcattatccgGTTGTCGTCAACGTAgcccaattttagttttggTTAATCAATTGACATGCAAGTCTCTCGTCAAATTCATTTGACAGTTGGGACCGTGTATCTGCCGTGTATGTACAAGGTCACGAAAATGATGCATTGAAAACATTTAGCAgcaagtttgacattttaagACAATGTGAAAAGAGCTGAAAACAAAAGACATTTTTCGTTAACTTTACATTGCGATCTAAATCAAGagtttgaaatgaaatagatttatttcaaaaatattttatattttatcttTCTTATATATCCAAACACAAACAGCATTTCCATATTCAGCGATCTTTTTCTTCAAAACCATTGGTTGTACTCTATTATATTCTAATGAAAAGGGTGTCCAACCTTCAACATTAAAAACATATTTCGGCAAGAATTTATACTGCTCACTGAAAATACCTCTCTAAATAATGATTTTGTCATCCATAAATAGAActactaaataaatttgccTTTACAAGTATTAACTGCCAATGTAGGGCAAGTTTTAGAGGCATCTTATCCAACGCTCAATAGATTTCAGAATTTGCAACAGTTTGTGTCCGTGCTATTGTTCACATCAATAATGTATTAGCCGTTCACTCACTCACACACCTCTGATATGGACACTAGCATGAAAAACGTATGATACAtgcacggaattttgaaaaccaacacattttctgtttctgtttcGAGTTTCCGATTACTCAACATAGAAATActtgcaaaattcacaaaaagcCA
This region includes:
- the LOC119069036 gene encoding uncharacterized protein LOC119069036, with the translated sequence MYQQISISSIFLALLIYSTYAEEVLIQIVVKKPINIVSDRYVSFSMDPGHLLDLCLRPSDTENATMLAQNLGSAYFKITGGSADQFTLDDGQIPVKENQIRILPADWQALHQWINKTSLKPIVSLPYSSKQWSPRNIISILGISNRLGIQKCIWQLGSELNSTEAIDYVDALGTLKTMIDVFRRTGRDWNVIGADIGSGCRADEADLYAEISKHISVANGWTQSVEHNSLEQDSKRFFETDPALRSLLRSKTPVWLNAPKSTRSLNSELCGLECQFNGIRWANTLGSSAQNGFKVVFQRVDKFDVIYPSLSYYVSVLHKKLMGTKVFDTKMLNGDNLSPKFFAHCTRNMSGSFSVMGVNAFDYQTKTSTKLPSKYTGPEIYQYILSVDNGRILFNGVPVKIDSNWQPIVRIRKQNRLTTFTLPPRSIGFWVFPLANLQQCSTKSDTQLSTPAKQDTYDDLENHSRTASEKLLHELIEEIVQIDREINEVKRSRRHAVVKKDSKHMYRLKREAVPGYKTRRAVNMFKKFNDKAVRPNLAVFDRPRRRVTRQINQFNHNNRFAKLFQNFELPQPKKFQLAKFWNLPPPTKNAIAQNRVAIPPVTSTIHDVYSVDPSEQIFKSVENSELPTGDVFFQVGEERNMDYVEFNDQSKKIGKHYQPDQMQNDKFVDFDVDDGQDVPHNMYEFQAAARDRKQPSADMIPYTELWESDVYQKAPPPQPTNERSDFIEDANNREQRIDLIVTKELPPTFRQNQENLLKAKNKLNTIYMSDGDRMSATNMHIPIRNYDINDDGFFVSKRKRRSINAALNEEIEKKVSDINKAASINGEEMPDFVEFLTKNGSKINLLEKITKIIESLEKIEDIGKYKNIEKLAAEIRELENFLFKRNIKFGVLKPKNRATQKEIRRKCKILSVNLEQQCLKENDFYPSRLMKRDSKPTTDYKPKKIATLKNVFPPKKSDNHNRIRRNTVYESSSWESDDRNNMILKELHTVNEMNNFVPSISYRTSVVRDDHPDETKNEYIEHISVLQNLPETYRPNNVIQVNEVQPPVTTFSVGANLDGSLIGKDIDGDPMANEFHTPRFMRKISDTVHDWMNIVEKHVSGWWQVLS